Proteins co-encoded in one Polaromonas vacuolata genomic window:
- a CDS encoding aromatic ring-hydroxylating oxygenase subunit alpha, translating into MSDQSLRLLQATSQLPIFSYFDAGIYQREQQKLFANGPRYLGHELSVPNLGDYYALPHEGEGRALVRNDSGIELISNVCRHRQSTMLQGRGNTGSNIVCPLHRWTYNTSGELIGAPHFQTDPCLNLNRYKTQTWNGLVFEDTGRNITADMAALSGGVLADLDFSGYQLSKVHLHECNYNWKTFIEVYMEDYHVGPFHPGLGGFVTTDDLNWELAKQFSVQTVGVSDKLGKPGTDTYKKWHDVVLQYRNGVPPKYGAIWLTYYPNVMVEWYPHVLVVSTLHPQGPDKTLNVVEFFYPEEICAFEQEFVEAQQAAYMETCVEDDEIALRMDAGRKALMQRGDNEFGPYQSPMEDGMQHFHEWYRREMGASKTTQMI; encoded by the coding sequence ATGTCTGATCAAAGCCTTCGCCTACTGCAGGCCACCAGCCAGCTACCCATCTTTAGCTACTTTGACGCAGGCATTTACCAGCGCGAACAGCAAAAACTTTTTGCCAACGGACCACGCTATTTAGGCCATGAGTTGTCTGTGCCTAACTTAGGCGACTATTACGCTCTGCCGCATGAAGGCGAAGGGCGCGCCTTGGTGCGCAACGACTCTGGCATTGAGCTGATCTCCAACGTTTGTCGGCACCGCCAGTCAACCATGCTGCAAGGCCGTGGCAACACCGGCAGCAACATTGTTTGCCCGCTGCACCGCTGGACTTACAACACTTCTGGCGAGCTAATCGGCGCACCTCACTTTCAGACCGATCCCTGCCTTAACCTGAACCGCTACAAAACCCAAACCTGGAATGGCTTGGTGTTTGAAGACACTGGCCGCAACATTACCGCCGACATGGCGGCGCTTAGCGGCGGCGTTTTGGCGGACTTGGATTTCTCTGGCTATCAGCTGAGTAAAGTCCATTTGCATGAATGCAATTACAACTGGAAGACCTTTATTGAGGTCTATATGGAGGACTACCACGTTGGCCCTTTTCATCCCGGATTAGGCGGCTTTGTGACAACTGACGATTTGAATTGGGAACTGGCAAAACAGTTCTCAGTGCAAACCGTAGGCGTATCTGACAAGCTGGGAAAACCCGGCACTGACACGTATAAAAAGTGGCATGACGTGGTGCTGCAATACCGCAATGGTGTGCCGCCTAAGTACGGCGCTATTTGGCTGACTTACTACCCTAACGTGATGGTCGAGTGGTATCCGCATGTGCTGGTGGTCAGCACCTTGCATCCACAAGGGCCAGACAAGACGCTTAACGTGGTGGAGTTTTTCTACCCGGAAGAAATCTGCGCCTTTGAACAAGAGTTTGTAGAAGCCCAGCAAGCGGCCTACATGGAAACCTGTGTCGAAGATGACGAGATCGCGCTACGCATGGACGCTGGCCGCAAAGCCTTAATGCAGCGCGGCGACAATGAGTTCGGCCCCTACCAAAGCCCAATGGAAGACGGTATGCAACATTTCCACGAGTGGTATAGGCGCGAGATGGGTGCGAGCAAAACAACACAGATGATTTGA
- a CDS encoding IS30 family transposase produces MIYTHLTRDERYQIAILVKANFNQSEIAKMMDRDKSSISRELRRNRGLRGYRPKQANDKAQERRLACANSPRVADSTWAVVEEKLAEAWSPEQISGHLEASHQPGVSYESIYQYIYADKRAGGTLHKTLRCQKTRKKRSSGRERRGTISHQVSIELRPDIVLERARFGDWEADLVIGAGQKQALVTINERVSRYSIIFHVPFKTAQAVGDALITLLKPFAHCVHTLTTDNGKEFAQHERIASALSADFFFAHPYASWERGANENMNGLIRQFFPKGMRFNCITDDDIALAMHRLNHRPRKCLGYRTPHQVFMEQLESYQHTVALQA; encoded by the coding sequence ATGATTTACACACACCTCACCCGTGACGAACGTTACCAGATTGCAATCCTCGTCAAAGCAAACTTCAATCAAAGTGAAATTGCAAAAATGATGGACCGTGATAAATCGAGCATCAGCCGTGAGTTGCGTCGTAACCGCGGTCTACGAGGCTATCGCCCTAAGCAGGCAAATGACAAAGCCCAAGAACGTAGACTTGCCTGCGCCAATAGTCCTAGAGTTGCTGACTCGACATGGGCTGTAGTGGAGGAAAAGTTGGCTGAGGCTTGGAGCCCCGAGCAAATCAGCGGCCACCTCGAAGCTAGCCACCAACCCGGTGTTAGCTATGAGAGCATTTACCAGTACATCTACGCTGACAAACGCGCGGGCGGCACCTTGCATAAAACACTGCGTTGCCAGAAGACGCGAAAAAAACGCAGCAGTGGCCGTGAACGGCGCGGCACCATCTCTCACCAGGTCTCAATAGAACTGCGACCCGACATCGTGCTTGAGCGTGCGCGCTTTGGCGACTGGGAGGCTGATCTGGTGATTGGTGCCGGGCAGAAGCAAGCACTAGTGACGATTAATGAGCGTGTCTCTCGCTATTCAATAATTTTCCACGTGCCATTCAAAACAGCGCAAGCCGTAGGGGACGCGTTAATCACTTTACTCAAACCGTTCGCTCATTGCGTGCACACTCTCACGACTGATAACGGCAAGGAATTTGCCCAGCATGAACGAATAGCTTCTGCGCTGAGTGCAGATTTCTTTTTCGCCCATCCATACGCCTCGTGGGAGCGTGGGGCGAACGAGAATATGAACGGTTTGATTCGCCAGTTTTTCCCAAAGGGGATGCGCTTTAATTGCATCACCGACGATGACATTGCTTTAGCGATGCACAGGCTCAATCATCGTCCTAGAAAATGTTTAGGGTATCGAACGCCGCATCAGGTTTTTATGGAACAGTTAGAGTCCTATCAGCATACGGTTGCACTTCAAGCTTGA
- a CDS encoding DMT family transporter yields the protein MQALWMIASSFLFASMGVCVKFASANFNSAELVFYRGAIGIVFMACYARATGVSLRTPVLSMHAWRSAVGVVALSCWFYALAHLPLPTAMTLNYMSSIWIAAFLVGGSMMLARSGKKGPSQGPLVLTILASFAGVVMLLRPAIGQNQGFAGLIGLLSGLGAAFAYMQVMAIAKMGEPETRTVFYFALGSALAGLVGMTVTGLSPWNWQHAVWLLPLGILASLGQLCMTKAYTLSSRSHNHHATLVVANLQYSGIVFAALYSMIVFGEFISLLGWAGMGLIISSAIAATVLRARAAPNAPAEEH from the coding sequence ATGCAAGCCCTTTGGATGATTGCCTCGTCTTTTCTATTCGCCAGCATGGGGGTTTGCGTGAAGTTTGCCTCGGCTAATTTCAATAGCGCTGAGCTGGTTTTCTACCGCGGCGCAATTGGCATAGTTTTTATGGCTTGCTATGCGCGGGCCACTGGCGTTTCGCTGCGCACACCCGTGCTGAGCATGCATGCATGGCGCAGTGCTGTCGGTGTGGTGGCCTTGTCTTGCTGGTTTTATGCCCTCGCCCACTTGCCGCTGCCCACCGCCATGACGCTGAATTACATGAGCAGTATTTGGATCGCAGCATTTTTAGTCGGTGGTTCCATGATGCTGGCGCGCAGTGGCAAAAAAGGCCCTAGCCAAGGCCCGCTGGTACTGACCATTTTGGCCAGCTTTGCTGGCGTGGTCATGCTGCTGCGGCCCGCTATCGGTCAAAACCAAGGTTTTGCCGGTTTGATCGGCTTGCTGTCAGGCTTAGGCGCTGCCTTTGCCTATATGCAGGTCATGGCAATTGCCAAGATGGGTGAACCCGAGACCCGCACGGTGTTTTATTTTGCGCTGGGCTCAGCCTTGGCCGGTCTTGTAGGCATGACGGTGACCGGCCTCTCGCCCTGGAATTGGCAACACGCAGTGTGGCTGCTACCGCTGGGCATACTCGCGTCTTTAGGTCAGCTTTGCATGACTAAGGCGTATACCTTGAGTTCGCGCTCGCACAACCACCATGCCACGCTAGTGGTGGCGAATCTTCAATACTCCGGCATTGTTTTTGCCGCGCTATACAGCATGATCGTGTTTGGCGAATTTATATCGCTGCTTGGCTGGGCCGGCATGGGCTTGATCATCAGCAGCGCGATTGCCGCTACCGTGCTGCGCGCACGGGCCGCGCCGAATGCGCCGGCCGAAGAACATTAA
- the polA gene encoding DNA polymerase I, with protein sequence MSTDKKTLILVDGSSYLYRAFHAMPDLRVTPGDPASPATGAIRGMINMLQKLRKDVRADYAVCVFDAKGPTFRDDLYPEYKAQRSPMPDDLRSQVDPIHEVVRLLGWTVMTVPGVEADDVIGTLACMGSQQGIEVIISSGDKDLSQLVDENITVIDTMNDKRRDLAGVEAEFGVPPSLMVDYQALVGDAVDNVPGVPKVGPKTAVKWLKEYGSLDALVANAAQIKGVVGENLRATLDWLPKGRELLTIKKDCDLSAYMDGLPALDAAAFLDQDAAALTDFYKTYGFKGLVRQSDAASTQAELGAAEQGLKAKSKSKALANPNTPGLFDETSTSDEASTLNDAALAERSSVVHYETIFTWEAFDQLLATIEAAPLVAVDTETTSLNVMVASIVGLSFSAKPGHAAYIPLTHDYPDAPTQLPIDEVLARLKPWLENAQKSKLGQHVKYDRHVFANHGIEVKAYAHDTMLQSYVLEVHKPHGLASLAERHLGRSGINYEDLCGKGVHQIKFNQVEIAKASEYSCEDSDQTLEVHNVLWPQIEKDAKLNFVYQLEMQSSESLYRIERNGVLIDGPMLAKQSGELGARILQLEADAHALADQPFNLSSPKQIGEIFFTKLGLPVIKKTPSGAPSTDEEVLEKLAEDYPLPAKILEHRGLSKLKGTYTDKLAQLALPRTGRVHTHYAQAVAVTGRLSSNDPNLQNIPVKTAEGRRVREAFVAGPGKVIASADYSQIELRIMAHLSEDEALLHAFGAGHDVHRATAAEVFGVTLEQVSTEQRRTAKVINFGLIYGMSSFGLARNLGIETKAAAAYIDKYFQRYPGVKNYMDETRMTAKSQGYVETVFGRRLYLPEINSPNGPRRAGAERAAINAPMQGTAADLIKLSMNSVQARLDAEQRGTRMIMQVHDELVFEVPESEADWVRVEIPRIMASVAELKVPLLAEIGLGPNWEKAH encoded by the coding sequence ATGAGTACTGACAAAAAAACCCTGATCCTGGTCGATGGATCGAGTTATCTCTACCGCGCCTTCCATGCCATGCCCGACCTGCGCGTCACGCCGGGCGATCCGGCTAGCCCTGCGACGGGTGCGATTCGCGGCATGATTAATATGCTGCAAAAGCTGAGAAAAGACGTGCGTGCCGACTACGCCGTGTGTGTCTTTGATGCCAAAGGCCCGACGTTTCGCGACGATCTTTATCCTGAATACAAAGCCCAGCGTTCCCCCATGCCAGACGATTTGCGCAGCCAAGTCGATCCTATCCATGAAGTGGTCAGACTATTGGGCTGGACAGTCATGACGGTACCCGGCGTTGAGGCCGATGACGTCATAGGAACACTTGCCTGCATGGGCTCGCAGCAAGGCATAGAAGTGATCATCTCCAGCGGTGACAAGGATTTAAGTCAACTGGTCGATGAGAACATCACCGTCATAGACACCATGAACGACAAGCGCCGCGACTTAGCTGGCGTAGAGGCCGAATTCGGCGTGCCGCCCAGCCTAATGGTCGACTACCAAGCACTGGTCGGGGACGCGGTAGACAACGTGCCCGGCGTGCCCAAGGTCGGCCCTAAGACGGCGGTGAAATGGCTGAAAGAATATGGCTCACTCGATGCCTTGGTGGCCAACGCCGCGCAAATCAAAGGCGTAGTCGGCGAGAACCTGCGCGCCACGTTGGACTGGCTGCCCAAGGGACGTGAGTTGCTGACAATCAAAAAAGATTGTGATCTCTCGGCTTACATGGACGGTCTGCCAGCTTTAGACGCCGCCGCTTTTCTCGACCAAGATGCCGCGGCTTTGACGGATTTTTATAAGACTTATGGCTTTAAAGGTTTGGTCCGCCAAAGCGATGCTGCTAGCACCCAGGCCGAGCTAGGCGCAGCAGAGCAAGGGCTAAAAGCCAAATCAAAATCCAAGGCTTTGGCCAATCCAAATACGCCCGGTTTGTTCGATGAGACGTCGACTTCTGACGAGGCTTCAACGTTAAATGACGCTGCATTAGCCGAGCGTTCTAGCGTTGTACATTACGAGACAATTTTTACTTGGGAAGCTTTTGATCAATTGCTAGCCACGATTGAAGCCGCACCCTTGGTCGCGGTCGATACCGAGACTACTTCGCTTAATGTGATGGTCGCGTCCATCGTCGGTTTGAGCTTTAGCGCCAAGCCCGGTCACGCCGCCTATATACCGTTAACCCACGACTATCCCGATGCACCGACGCAGTTGCCTATCGATGAAGTGCTGGCCCGGCTTAAACCTTGGCTGGAGAATGCGCAAAAATCCAAGCTCGGCCAACACGTTAAATATGATCGCCACGTTTTTGCCAATCACGGCATAGAGGTCAAAGCCTATGCCCACGACACCATGCTGCAAAGCTATGTGCTCGAAGTGCATAAGCCGCACGGTTTAGCCAGTCTGGCCGAGCGGCATTTAGGACGCAGCGGTATTAACTACGAAGACTTGTGCGGCAAAGGCGTGCATCAGATCAAGTTCAACCAAGTCGAAATTGCCAAGGCTTCTGAATATTCTTGTGAAGACTCAGACCAGACCTTAGAGGTTCACAACGTGCTTTGGCCACAAATTGAAAAAGACGCCAAGCTCAACTTTGTCTACCAGCTCGAAATGCAAAGCAGCGAGTCTCTATACCGCATAGAGCGCAATGGCGTGCTCATAGACGGGCCCATGCTGGCGAAACAAAGCGGTGAGTTGGGTGCGCGTATTTTGCAGCTAGAAGCTGATGCCCATGCACTGGCCGATCAGCCGTTTAACTTGAGCTCGCCCAAGCAAATTGGTGAAATATTTTTCACAAAACTGGGTCTGCCAGTGATTAAGAAAACACCTAGCGGCGCGCCCAGCACCGATGAAGAAGTGCTGGAAAAGCTGGCAGAAGACTACCCCTTACCAGCGAAAATTCTTGAGCACCGAGGTCTGTCTAAACTCAAAGGAACCTATACCGATAAGCTGGCCCAACTCGCCCTTCCACGAACCGGCAGAGTGCATACCCATTACGCGCAAGCCGTCGCGGTGACGGGGCGGCTATCGAGTAACGACCCCAATTTACAAAACATACCGGTCAAAACCGCAGAAGGCCGGCGTGTTCGCGAAGCCTTTGTGGCCGGGCCGGGCAAAGTCATTGCCAGTGCTGATTACTCACAAATTGAGCTACGCATCATGGCCCACTTGAGCGAAGACGAGGCTTTACTTCACGCATTTGGTGCCGGCCATGATGTGCACCGCGCCACAGCGGCAGAAGTGTTTGGTGTCACGCTAGAACAAGTCAGCACCGAGCAGCGCCGCACCGCCAAGGTGATTAATTTTGGTTTGATTTACGGTATGAGCAGCTTCGGCTTGGCACGCAATTTGGGGATAGAAACCAAAGCCGCAGCGGCTTATATCGACAAATATTTTCAGCGCTATCCGGGCGTTAAAAACTATATGGACGAGACCCGCATGACGGCCAAATCGCAAGGCTATGTAGAGACCGTGTTTGGCCGCAGACTGTATTTGCCCGAGATCAATTCACCCAACGGCCCACGCCGCGCCGGTGCCGAACGCGCAGCGATTAACGCGCCCATGCAAGGCACGGCAGCTGACTTGATAAAGCTAAGTATGAATAGCGTGCAAGCGCGGCTAGACGCCGAGCAGCGCGGCACGCGCATGATCATGCAGGTGCACGATGAACTGGTGTTTGAAGTGCCCGAGTCAGAAGCCGACTGGGTGCGAGTAGAAATACCGCGCATCATGGCCAGTGTGGCTGAACTCAAAGTGCCGCTGTTAGCTGAAATTGGGCTTGGACCGAATTGGGAAAAAGCGCATTGA
- a CDS encoding TIGR04283 family arsenosugar biosynthesis glycosyltransferase, giving the protein MPTHLKPTCLLSIIMPVYNEAAGLASTLQALASFVACGTELIVVDGGSLDTTLAVANKFTARVISSASGRAAQMNAGAAIATGDVFLFLHADTFLPTNSDALVAAALADGRFQWGRFDVRISGQSKLLPMVSALMNWRSRYSFIATGDQAMFMTRSAFAAVGGFPDQPLMEDIEISKRLLSVSRPACLRAQVLTSGRRWDSRGAWPTIWLMWRLRLAYWRGVPAQCLAQLYR; this is encoded by the coding sequence ATGCCAACTCACTTAAAGCCAACTTGCCTTTTGAGCATCATCATGCCGGTCTATAACGAGGCCGCTGGCTTAGCCAGTACGCTGCAAGCCTTAGCTTCTTTTGTTGCGTGCGGCACTGAGTTGATAGTGGTCGATGGCGGCAGCCTAGACACCACACTGGCTGTGGCGAATAAATTCACCGCTCGGGTAATCAGCTCAGCGTCCGGTCGGGCCGCGCAGATGAATGCTGGCGCTGCTATAGCCACAGGAGATGTATTTCTGTTTTTGCATGCCGATACTTTTTTACCGACTAATTCGGACGCCTTGGTTGCAGCGGCTTTGGCCGATGGCCGCTTTCAATGGGGACGTTTTGATGTGCGCATCAGCGGCCAGTCCAAGCTGCTGCCCATGGTCTCGGCGCTGATGAATTGGCGCTCACGCTACTCATTTATTGCCACCGGCGACCAAGCTATGTTTATGACGCGATCCGCGTTTGCGGCAGTAGGTGGTTTTCCTGATCAGCCCTTGATGGAGGATATTGAAATTTCAAAACGATTACTCAGCGTTTCGCGCCCCGCGTGTTTACGGGCTCAGGTTTTGACTTCTGGCCGGCGCTGGGACAGCCGTGGTGCGTGGCCCACCATCTGGCTGATGTGGCGCTTACGCCTGGCTTATTGGCGCGGTGTGCCGGCTCAGTGTTTGGCGCAGCTATACCGATGA
- a CDS encoding TIGR04282 family arsenosugar biosynthesis glycosyltransferase: protein MAHHLADVALTPGLLARCAGSVFGAAIPMKTATKINTRLVVFAKAPQAGKAKTRLIPALGAAGAATLARHMLGRTLDIALSAAVGPVELCMSPTPDDAAWLGIAIDSAVQLSDQGQGDLGQRMACAVQRVTQLEPVLLIGTDCPGLTPALLQQAAEQLGAHDVVMLPASDGGYVLLGLKSPCPEIFSAMPWSTAAVAEISLQRMKALGLRVWVGPMQHDIDEPADLDHLPPELMNL from the coding sequence GTGGCCCACCATCTGGCTGATGTGGCGCTTACGCCTGGCTTATTGGCGCGGTGTGCCGGCTCAGTGTTTGGCGCAGCTATACCGATGAAGACAGCGACCAAAATCAATACTCGCTTGGTTGTTTTTGCCAAAGCGCCTCAAGCCGGTAAAGCCAAGACGCGCTTAATACCGGCCTTAGGCGCGGCGGGTGCGGCAACGCTGGCGCGCCACATGCTTGGCCGCACCTTAGATATAGCTTTATCCGCCGCTGTTGGGCCGGTTGAGCTGTGTATGAGTCCGACGCCTGACGACGCCGCTTGGCTCGGTATTGCCATCGACAGCGCAGTGCAGCTAAGCGATCAAGGCCAAGGCGATTTAGGTCAGCGCATGGCCTGCGCTGTTCAGCGCGTCACGCAGTTAGAGCCGGTTTTACTGATTGGCACCGACTGCCCGGGCTTGACGCCGGCCTTGCTGCAACAGGCGGCTGAGCAACTCGGTGCGCATGATGTGGTCATGCTGCCGGCCAGTGATGGCGGCTATGTGCTGCTAGGTTTGAAATCGCCATGCCCAGAGATTTTTAGCGCTATGCCTTGGAGTACTGCTGCTGTGGCTGAGATCAGTTTGCAACGCATGAAGGCGCTGGGGTTGCGTGTTTGGGTCGGCCCAATGCAACACGATATTGATGAGCCGGCTGATTTGGATCACTTGCCACCTGAACTTATGAACTTATGA
- a CDS encoding polyprenyl synthetase family protein has translation MKSSEKTPLFNLNTWSVDQLARVEQALSRWVVCPEDAPALAGLGHAMRYAVLDGGKRLRPLLVMAACEAVAGSANAALRAACAVELIHAYSLVHDDLPCMDNDVLRRGKPTVHVAFGQASALLAGDALQALAFELLTPALDTTDAAIDSATQAHLCRMLAQAAGFKGMAGGQAIDLASVGKQLNSSELHEMHALKTGALLKASVMMGAACSQSGPATSIAVQDALRNYGDAIGLAFQVVDDILDVTADSAVLGKTAGKDAAQDKPTFVSLMGLQASQDYAQQLLQRTLHSLAQLEAAGLPNTHALRGLADMLVNRQH, from the coding sequence TTGAAATCATCTGAAAAAACACCATTGTTCAACCTCAACACTTGGAGCGTAGACCAACTCGCACGGGTAGAGCAGGCCTTATCACGCTGGGTTGTCTGCCCTGAAGATGCACCTGCGCTGGCCGGTTTAGGCCACGCTATGCGCTACGCGGTTTTAGACGGCGGCAAACGCTTGCGGCCGCTGCTGGTCATGGCCGCTTGTGAAGCGGTAGCAGGCAGCGCCAATGCGGCCCTGCGCGCGGCTTGTGCGGTGGAGTTAATTCATGCTTATTCATTGGTGCACGACGACTTACCCTGCATGGATAACGACGTACTGCGCCGTGGCAAGCCCACTGTTCATGTGGCTTTTGGCCAAGCCAGCGCGCTGTTGGCGGGCGATGCCTTGCAAGCCTTGGCTTTTGAGTTGCTAACTCCCGCGCTGGACACAACTGACGCCGCCATCGACAGCGCGACCCAAGCGCATTTGTGCCGCATGCTGGCCCAAGCTGCTGGCTTTAAGGGCATGGCCGGTGGCCAAGCGATTGACCTTGCTAGTGTGGGAAAGCAACTCAATTCATCAGAGTTGCACGAGATGCATGCACTCAAAACCGGCGCGCTGCTAAAAGCCAGTGTCATGATGGGCGCGGCTTGCAGCCAGTCAGGCCCGGCCACGTCAATCGCTGTGCAAGACGCGCTGCGCAATTACGGCGATGCGATTGGTTTGGCGTTTCAGGTGGTCGATGATATTTTGGATGTGACTGCCGACTCTGCCGTGCTGGGTAAAACCGCCGGTAAGGACGCGGCTCAAGATAAACCTACTTTTGTCTCCCTAATGGGTTTGCAAGCTTCTCAAGATTACGCTCAGCAATTGCTGCAGCGCACCTTGCATAGCTTGGCGCAACTCGAAGCCGCAGGCCTGCCCAACACGCATGCACTGCGTGGGCTGGCTGACATGCTGGTGAATCGTCAGCACTAG
- the proX gene encoding glycine betaine/L-proline ABC transporter substrate-binding protein ProX has translation MNKRNFARTLIAAALVSSMGLSAYAANDLPGKGVRVMPLQSSLAEETFQTLLVVRALQKLGYDVQPIKEVQYPIAHLAVANGDATFIANHWNPHHSEFYKSAGGDAKLSRKGVYSSGAAQGYMIDKKTADQYNIKDISQLSDPKLAKLFDTNGDGKANLIGPSAGWGGEAVVSHQITTFKLSNTVTYTQGDYTALIADTVARFEQGKPVLFYAWTPYWLSNVLRANKEVVWLEVPFSAMPGVQANINTQQANGKNYGFPLNNEHIVANPAFVAKNPAAAKLFEIMSLPINDISQQNRLMQEGQNRQQDVERHTDAWIKAHQKTFDSWIAQSLAAAKI, from the coding sequence ATGAATAAACGCAATTTCGCACGCACCCTGATCGCCGCAGCCTTGGTAAGCTCAATGGGCCTGTCCGCCTACGCGGCCAACGACCTGCCCGGCAAAGGAGTGAGGGTCATGCCGCTGCAAAGCTCGCTGGCCGAAGAAACGTTCCAGACCTTGCTAGTTGTTCGCGCGCTACAGAAACTGGGTTACGACGTGCAGCCGATCAAAGAAGTGCAATACCCGATTGCCCACCTCGCAGTAGCCAACGGTGACGCCACCTTCATCGCCAACCACTGGAACCCGCACCATTCGGAGTTCTATAAGAGCGCTGGCGGAGACGCCAAACTATCGCGCAAAGGTGTTTACTCGTCTGGCGCCGCACAGGGCTACATGATCGACAAGAAAACGGCCGACCAATACAACATCAAAGACATCAGCCAGCTCAGCGACCCCAAGCTGGCCAAGCTGTTCGACACCAATGGTGACGGCAAGGCCAACCTGATCGGTCCCAGCGCAGGCTGGGGCGGCGAGGCCGTAGTCAGTCACCAGATCACCACCTTCAAGCTGAGCAACACCGTGACCTACACACAGGGCGACTACACCGCGTTGATCGCAGACACGGTGGCCCGATTCGAGCAAGGCAAACCAGTGTTGTTCTACGCCTGGACACCCTATTGGCTGAGCAACGTTTTACGCGCCAACAAAGAAGTGGTCTGGCTGGAAGTGCCGTTTTCCGCCATGCCCGGCGTGCAAGCAAACATCAACACCCAACAGGCGAATGGCAAGAACTACGGTTTTCCACTGAACAACGAACACATCGTGGCCAACCCGGCCTTTGTCGCGAAAAACCCCGCCGCCGCCAAACTGTTTGAAATCATGTCGCTGCCAATCAATGACATCAGCCAGCAGAACCGTTTGATGCAAGAAGGTCAAAACCGACAGCAAGATGTGGAACGCCACACCGACGCCTGGATCAAGGCACACCAGAAAACTTTCGACAGCTGGATTGCCCAGTCTCTGGCAGCCGCCAAAATCTAA
- a CDS encoding sulfurtransferase: protein MTFTTLISAEQLQALMDKGKPLRVFDCSFDLSQPKAGEQAYLESHIPGAVYANLDSNLSAKHGVNPAKPGALGVIPTGGLDAPASGGRHPLPTREKFAAWLSSVGFSNHMQAVVYDRNGANYCGRLWWMLKWAGHHNVAVLDGGLQAWTAAGSAISSGHEAAHFQSNFELSTEAANLVATQTVQSNLTSPMQTLIDARATPRYKGEVEPMDPVAGHIPGALNRPFSQNLGPDGKFKPAAQLKTEFLALLDGRDPASVVHQCGSGVSALPNMIAMEIAGLGTTGLYAGSWSDWCSDSRRPVAKG, encoded by the coding sequence ATGACGTTCACCACCTTGATATCCGCAGAACAATTGCAGGCGTTAATGGACAAGGGCAAGCCGCTGCGCGTGTTCGATTGCAGCTTTGACTTAAGCCAACCCAAAGCCGGCGAACAAGCTTACCTAGAGTCCCACATACCCGGCGCGGTTTACGCCAACTTGGACAGCAACCTTAGCGCCAAGCATGGAGTGAACCCCGCAAAGCCAGGTGCTCTTGGCGTGATTCCAACCGGCGGCCTAGATGCACCCGCATCAGGTGGACGACACCCGCTACCGACGCGCGAGAAATTCGCCGCATGGCTGTCTAGCGTTGGTTTTTCTAACCACATGCAGGCGGTAGTTTATGACCGCAACGGCGCCAATTACTGTGGCCGCCTGTGGTGGATGCTGAAGTGGGCAGGTCACCACAATGTAGCTGTGCTCGATGGCGGACTGCAGGCGTGGACAGCGGCTGGAAGTGCAATCAGTAGTGGTCACGAAGCAGCGCATTTTCAAAGCAATTTTGAACTCAGCACTGAGGCAGCAAACCTGGTCGCAACCCAAACCGTGCAGAGCAATTTGACCAGCCCCATGCAAACCTTGATCGATGCCCGCGCCACACCGCGCTACAAAGGCGAGGTCGAACCCATGGACCCAGTCGCCGGCCATATACCCGGCGCCTTAAACCGCCCATTTAGCCAAAACCTAGGCCCAGACGGAAAGTTCAAACCCGCAGCCCAACTCAAAACAGAATTTCTAGCCTTGCTCGATGGACGCGACCCCGCCTCAGTAGTTCACCAGTGCGGCAGTGGCGTCAGCGCCCTGCCAAACATGATCGCCATGGAAATTGCGGGTCTTGGCACTACGGGTCTTTACGCTGGCAGTTGGAGCGACTGGTGTAGCGATTCCCGTAGGCCGGTGGCGAAAGGGTAA